One window of the Ammospiza caudacuta isolate bAmmCau1 chromosome 9, bAmmCau1.pri, whole genome shotgun sequence genome contains the following:
- the LOC131561392 gene encoding bcl-2-binding component 3, isoforms 3/4-like has product MIPCPGASEPGHTERRHGRRGSCLGTRSGSRHRAQRREASAPEQPGCAALCPHPAPAALWALRHWVQVHAVPAPSRARTPPARAAAPSPVPHGRERCRARSSRLRPSESSRDEPSLPRHRLHPGHPGKEESAGSRSLGCDPSAGGTRGMPESGTRQNPPALTAAPPPAASPELGRHRPRSHLGWSRLRAPDAASPGSGRCRHCSHPGQTQRARPVPPQI; this is encoded by the coding sequence ATGATTCCCTGCCCCGGCGCCTCGGAGCCCGGGCACACCGAGCGCCGGCACGGCCGCCGCggctcctgcctgggcacacGGAGCGGCTCCCGGCACAGAGCGCAGCGCCGAGAAGCCTCGGCCCCTGAGCAGCCAGGATGCGCCGCTTTGTGCCCGCACCCGGCGCCTGCAGCGCTTTGGGCTCTGAGGCACTGGGTTCAAGTTCATGCCGTgccagccccgagccgggcaCGGACACCTCCCGCCCGAGCAGCGGCCCCGAGCCCGGTGCCGCACGGGCGGGAACGGTGCCGGGCACGGAGCAGCCGCCTCCGTCCTAGCGAGAGCAGCCGCGATGAGCCATCGCTGCCGCGGCACCGGCTCCATCCCGGCCATCCGGGCAAGGAGGAGAGCGCGGGCAGCCGCTCCCTCGGCTGCGATCCCAGCGCAGGGGGCACACGGGGGATGCCGGAATCAGGAACTCGGCAGAACCCCCCGGCCCTCACCGCGGCCCCTCCACCCGCAGCGAGCCCCGAGCTGGGGCGGCACCGACCGCGGTCCCACCTGGGCTGGAGCCGCCTCCGAGCTCCGGATGCCGCCTCGCCGGGCTCCGGGCGCTGCCGCCACTGCTCCCATCCCGGCCAGACACAACGAGCACGGCCGGTGCCGCCTCAGATTTGA